A window of Loxodonta africana isolate mLoxAfr1 chromosome 3, mLoxAfr1.hap2, whole genome shotgun sequence genomic DNA:
TCTGAGGGAGTATCTGTAGTCTCACTTCAACAATGAGAAAGGTGAGCAAGGAGGGACATCCTGTCCAAGGCTCCCAGGGAGGCAGCGGTGGAGACCTGAGACTCTGGGTTTTCTGATGTCAAAGCTTGTCCAGGCCAACAGTCTGGTTAGAATAGTCCTAGGCTGGGCCCCCACCTGACCCAAGATAAAGAACAGGCGAGTAGGGAGGAAGCTCTGCTTTTGTTCTAAGCCATCCATTGGGGGATGAATAAGGCCTACTCTGGGAACCAAGGGCTAATAAAGAGATAGGCAGCAACCTTGAGGGAAGGCCCCTGAgggatagaaaaccagaaggagcAGAGCCAGGCTCCGGGGAACTCAGACAGGACTCTGAATTGGTTGACAAGGGGGCTTCTGTGGCTCAGGTGACTGAGCCGTGAAGTGGGGCATGGAGGGTTCTTGTCTAGGTTGAAGGCAACACTCCCGACCCCCACTCTGCAGTGTCCTTGCCAGGCCCTGCTGTGGGCATGGGAAGGGACTGGGAACATCTGTGGCTCCAAACATGGCTGGACAGATGTTCCTGCATTGGGGTGGCCCTGGGAGGTTCCCATGGCAACAGCCAGCCAGTCGGGCCTCTGTGCTTGGGCCAGTGGAGGGGGCTGGGAGCGGCTTTCAACAGGAACACATGTCTCTGATACTGGGGGAGCTCGAGGGGGTGGTACAGGCCTGAAGGTGgtccaccatcatcaccactgcGCCACATCCCCCGGAGGATGGAAGTGGAAAGCAGGGAGGAAAGGCTGGGGACCGGGAGGACCTAGGAAGGCAGGGAGTGTCCAGGGAGATCCTGCGGGAGGTAACGGGGCCAGAGGGGACATAGGTGATAGAAAGCTGAGCTGGGGCAATGAGGAAGACAGGGGCTGGAGGAGCCTCGGAAAtgaggggcaggggtgggagggagaaacgGCAGTTTGAGAGACAAGCTGAGAAATGAGTTTGGGAGACTAGCCAAAGGAAGAATTTTTCCATTTGGGAGGGGAAGGCCCAAGAAGGCCACCCTACTCCAGTGATTTTCCCAAGGGATGCTGAGCTCTTAGGCTGGCAGGcctcttccaggggagctgggagaGCTCCCAGAGGAAACAGCAGAGAAGCCAAGTGCTTAGGCTAGAAGAGCCCAGACCAGATGGGAGGCCAAGGAGGAATGGGTGGCAGGGTCCAATGGGTCTCCTGCAGGCCTCCACCTCCCCTGCCGTGCCCCCAGGCCAGGAGCAATGCCCAAGCCCTGGGAAGAGGCAGCTGGCAGTGCTGTTCCCCAGCTCCAGCCTCCCTTGGCTTCTCATTTCCACAGGCTGGCCTGGTAGTGTGGAGAGCAGCCTATGACCTGGAACCCAGGATCCTCACCGTGCTGCCGTGGGTGCATGGGTATGGCAGGAGAGGGGCCTCATAACCTACGATGGGCATGAGGACCACCTCCCAAGAGCCCTCACAGAGAAGGGAATCGGAGTGGCCCATGTCCTTGGTACCCTGGCCCTCCCCAACACCCCCTCAGGTTCATGGCTTCTTCTCCCTGATTCAGCAGTTTCAGAAACCTCCAGCTCAGCATATCCACTTCCTGAGTGGGTGAGGAAGAGGACGGGGGCCTGGGGAAACCTCTCAGCCTCCCCTAGAGTTCGTTATGCAAACGAAGAAAATGGGCCCTAGAAATGAAACTGAGAAGCCCCAAGGAGCCAAAATGAGAGTCAGCACCCTCTGGGAACCCAGGAGTCCCCTCCCCAAGCTCAAACctccacatacatacacatatgcccCACAACACTAAATTCTGCCTACCTTCTAGCCTGAAACCTCCCAGCAACCCAGGTTTACCACACAGCTGCAGGCAGCAAGATTTAGAGCACCTGTGGTAGGCGagggacaccctggtggcatagtggttaagtgctacagctgctaaccaaaaggttggcagttcaaatccaccaggtgctccttggaaactctatggggcagttctaccccgacctatagggtcaccgtgagtcggaatcaactcaatggcaacgggtttggttttggtttgggtggtaGGCAaagggcatccctgggtggtgcaaacagttaatgcattcagctgctaaccaaaaggttggaggttcaagtctacccatgggtacctcagaaaaaggcctggcgatctgcttccaaaaaaccaaccattgaagactctatggagcacagttctactttgacacatatggggtcaccatgggtgggaatcaactcgacggcagctggtttggtttggttatttagCTGGAAGGCAAGGCAATGTGAACAGGATAAAACTATGCCAGCCTGTGCTTGCTCCTCCTGACCCCCCCTCCAGAAATAATGACTCCTTCCTAAACCCCCCTATGATGCCTCCAGCCCCTGTCACTGACCCTATGCCTGAGAGGAAGTTCTTCCTTAGGTCTAACTAGAGTCCCTCCTGCTGTAAAAAGCAGGTAATATCCCTCTCCACTGGACTATGCACTCCTTGAAGAGCCTCTGTATTTCAGAGGCTCGCTGTTTCAGAGACACAATAGACTTTGCTGATGAGTGGTCCTTGCTCTATCCCTAGCCCTACCACCACCCCCACGCTggaattaaatgagctaatacattCAAAGGCCTTAAAAAGGTCCTGGCACccacaactgatggctgccctgacagggaacacaacagagaactcctgagggagcaggaaaacagtgggatgcagaccccaaattctcataaaaagaccagacttaatggtctgactgagactagaagaatcccggtggtcatggtccccaaaccttctgttggcccaggacaggaaccattcccaaagacaactcatcagacttggaagggactggacaatgggctggagagagatactgatgaagagtgagctacttgtatcaggtggacacttgagactgtgtcggcatctcctgtctggaggggagataggaggatagagagggttagaaactggcaaaatggtcacaaaaggagagactggaaggagggagcgggctgactcatttggggaagagtaaatgggagtatgtagtaaggtgtatataagcttacatgtgacacactgacttgatttgtaaactttcacttaaagcacaataaaaattattaaaaaaaaaaaaaaaaaaaggcctggcatgATGTGGTGTTACATAAGCATTTTCTAAATAACACAGAAATCAATCACAGCCCCTTCTGGGGTCTGCAGTCCGTCCCTTGCTTAACTGATAGCACTGCCTTCCCCCAGCCTGAGCCTCACACAACGTCATTCTGCCCCCCACACTGACTGGGGAATTTCCAGGGTAGTCAAAAGGTCCAGTGTGATGCCTATAAGATTGAGGTGAGATCTCAGGACGGACTTACCGAAGAGTCTGAGCCCTCTTGGGAGAGCTAACAGGCCCAGGGTCAGGCAGGTGGGGTCTGAGGCTGGATAGTAGGTAGTGGGGAGACCATGTCTAGAGAAAATGTAGACCCAGGGCACCACCTAGTGGCTCCCTCGCCAACTGGAGAAGCccaggaggtgggggaggggaggtccTCTCCCCCTCTTCCACCACTCACTCTAAACGCAGGCAGGGAAATAACCTTTGAAAGCCAAATATGGGACAGACATTTTGCTTACATGGGTTTATTTAATCTCTCCCCCAGCCCTTCAATCCCCTTTTTTTTTGAGCATAAGAAACCTAAGGCTTCCATAGGTTAATTTGCCCAAGAACACACCGTCTGAATTTGAACCCAAGACTCAAGACTTCAAAACTCTCTAGCTGGTCATCTTTCTACATCTCCCAGGGGACATCCAGGACAGCTGTGAGCAAAAAGTGGGCCTGGGGTTTGTTGAGAGTGCAGCATGAGGGGAAAGTGGGCAAATGGAAGAAGGGGCAATCATCAGTGCCTAGGGTAGTGGTGGGCGTGGGGGGCCCCTGTGCTCAGAAActaccccaagtgacagagcctCCACCCAGCTCCAATAGCACTTTATTGGGATCTAAGTCTACAGTTCACCCGAGGAGGTTAGGCCATGTGAGAAGCTGGGGCAAAAAGGGGGCTTCACTACCCTGGGCACAGCTGCTTCCAACTCtaacacccccccccccagagAAAGCCCTCATGCTAGGCCTGCAGCCAGCAACTCTAGCTGAATCCCAAGGGCACTGGGTCATCGTGTGGGGCTGAAGGGGAATTCCGGGGCCACCGCACACAAAAGAGGATGAAAGCTCTTTGGCTTCACAATCAGGATGTCACCTCCTCTCCCCTACCCCtcccccatcaaaaaaaaaaaaagggctcttCTCTCATCCCCCCACTTCACATTGGCACACCTTCAGGCTGCCAAGGATCCGAACCTAGGGCCCTGAGTATTTGCATACATTTGCATAGGCAGCACAGCACGGCAGGTCCAGCTAAGCCCTTTGTCTAACAGAAGTGGCATCAGGGCAGGTATGGGTGATTTCACTCTTCTCTACTTGTTCCATCCCCTACCAAGGATACTAGGCAAGCCAGGGGAGGTACCAGCTTAACAGTCTGAGCCCCAGCCCCAGAGGCTGCACAAAGAGGAACTTGGGCAGGACTCCAGCCAAGGTGAttcccctgatggagcagggacTCAGGCTctgtggtggtggctgtggtggtGGCTGTGATCTTCCCTGGACCCCAAGACTTTGTGGCCCCGGAAGTGCTTGTCCTTCTTCCCCGACCTGTGGGGAGACATGGGGCGAGAGCAGAAAGAGGCCTTAAGAGTACAATACCACGTAACGAGCAGGGGCTCCCTGAAGAGTGGGACACTGTTCTTCCAACGAAGCCAACGCATGCAGCCACCACCAAGCACACAGGGCTGCAGACCTGGTCTCCCAGAATGAAGGCACAGGCTGGGAGGCAGGAAGGTAGGGAACAATCTCCTTACCCGTGGGTATATGCAGATATAGGGAGGGCAGGAAAATTCCCCAACCCAGAAGGGGAACCCCAAGATCACTCTAGGGTGAGCCCAGCCAGCCTCCTGCCCTCAGGGGAAGACAAGAAGCTCATCTGGATGCCTTCTCTAAGGGAAGCCTACTGGGGACTAAAAGATAAGACCACCAACTAAAGACCTCCTGTTCAGGGCCCTTACGCCTTTACATCCATCCTCTGCCCCCATGCCCCATCTTCCTTCCTGTCCCACCAGACCCAACTCCCCCAAAGCTCCTAACCTCTTTTTCAGTGCTTTGTCTCCAAAAAAGTGACTGAAGATGTAGTCCTCAAAGTCATCCACCTCACTGTCATCACCTGTCTGCCTCACAGCCACCTCCTCcaggctgtcttccaaggcatccaCAAAATCCCGGAAGCGAAGGCGGTCGTGGCGGAAGATGCCATCCTCACCAAAATAAGCAGGTGAGAAGGGCAGGTCCTTGGCCAGCTGCCCAGCCCAGGGCAGCCGTGCCAGGTAGGTCCTCAGCAGAGAGGCTAGCTCCTGTTGCCGCACTGGGGCTAGCTCCATGCCGAAGAAGGCCAGGCCCTCTTGCCGCGCACACTCGTCCACACCTGAGCAGCCCTGGGGTGCCCGGTACTTGTGCCTCAACAGGTCTGCCCAGGTTGGCAGGTGGTCATGCCTGTCTTTAGCCCCTTCCCTCCACTGAGGATGCTTCTGCCTTTCTGCAGGAGAGTGAGGGCTCCCACTTTTCCTTGGGGGTTCCTTGGGGCCTTGTTGCTTGCCATCCTTGCCCTTCCACTCTTCTACCCTTGGCTTGCCCTCCTTCCACTTCCTTGTCTGTTCCCGGTCCTTCTCACCctcccagctcttcttccttTCCCGGCCAGATTCCTCCTTCTTATGCTTCCAATGCTCAGACTTCCAGTCCCCCCGCCCATTCCACCACTTTTCCCTTCCACTTCGCTCCTTGGAACTCCGGAAGAGGCGTTCGTGACCCTGGGCCTCGGAAGCATTGGCAGGGGCCCCAGGATCCTGGCCCCAGCTCTCTAGCTTCTCTAGCTTCTGGGCCAGTCTATGGCTCAGCTTGGCCAGGCCAGAATGGGCTGGGTCCCCTCGGCCGGCCTCCTGCAAGCTCTGCTCCAGGTCCTGCTGCACAGACCCTAGAAGCCGTCGCTGGCTCTCCAGCTCTTGCCTTAGTGCCTGGGCCTcagcctccagctgctccttctgCTCCAGGAAGCCAGAGCCTGGCCACTGCCCCCTGGGGCCTTGGCCCTCAGTGGTCTTGTCACCCTGCAGTCCTCTGCCCCAGGTGAGGCAAACCCCGTCTGGGCTCCAGACTATACAGTCAGCCTTCAGCTCCTGGAGCCGGGCCCGCAGCTGCTGCAGCTCTGACTCCAGGGCCCGCTGGGAGGCCTCGCCCTGCTGCAGGGCCCCCCGGAGCTGGGCATTCTCCTCCTCCAGCCGTTTGGGCTGGTGCATCAGACTCTGGAGCTGTTCCTTCTGGGTCTGGAATGGAGCAGGGTTGGGGGTTGGACACAAGGAGTCCTTGTTAGGATGGACCCAGCGCCACTGACCCCAATTCCATTCTGTCATGGTAGGCATGAGGCTCAAGCCCCTTATATGGCCTGAGACACTCAGAAGATTTGGTTCTCAGCCTATTCCCCATCCCCACCGTGCACCAGACTGTGGGATACTCAAATTCCATCCTGGGCCTCGGCTTCTCCGTCCTTATCTAAGTACACTTTTTAGATTCAGCAGGATAGCCAGTATGCGGCTCTCATGACCCTGGTCCCACCTCCCATTCCTGGAACAGACATTGTCAATTGAGCAGAGCACTTCTCTCCCACTGAGCCTTAGCATGTTCTTCAAATCCTCCTCCACACGATGCTCTAGGCAGACCAGACCAATCAATTAGAGATGGCATGCCATGTGAAACATACGCCAGCCCTGGCCCAAACCTCAGCACGAGGGATGTAAATAAAGAATTAGGAGGACGCCCTGACTGTAGTGGGAAAAGCAGAGGTCAAGGTGTGGGAGGTGGGGGAAGAAGGAACACTCTTGTGGGAAGACACTAGGACAGAAACCTGGCCCAGGGAAGGCTAGCCCAGCCCACCGCCTTCCACCTGTGCCCACCTGCAGCTGGGCCTGTAGCAGCCTGATGTCCTGGTTCTCCTTGGCCAGCTTGTCTAACAGAAGGGCCATGTTCTGCAGGCTGGGGACACTCCCAGGGGGCGCTGAGGCCTGCAGCTGCTCCCTTCGTCCGTCCTGAGAGTAGAGGAGCCAGTTACCACACCCTGTCCCACTGCCTGGATTCTCCCCCACGAGGCCTCACACACTTACAGAGATTCTCACGCATACCTGCCCATCTCCTGCAGCATCCTGCAACTCAGTATCTGACCCAGTATCCGGGAAGACCTGCAGCTCCACTTCCTCCATGGGCCCTATGGGAAAGAGAGGTCCTAAAACTGGCTCAGTGGGAGACAAGTGCTGTGCTCAATTAACAAAGTCCATTCCAGGGATGGGAGGTGTGAACAGGGCCACAAGAGCCACATATTGGCCATCCTTAGCTGAATCTAAAAAGTGTGCTTAGCTAAGgacagagaaactgaggcccaggatgGAATTTGGGGTCTGGTGCAAGATGAGAATGGGGAATGGGACAAGAACTAAAACCTCTGAGTGTCTCAGGCCATAAAAGGGGCCGACAGAGTCCACTCCCTCCCTATATACGTACACACTCACCCCTCCTACCAACCCCATGGCTGAGAAATCCCGTGAGGAAAAGGGTCAAGGATCATCCTGAACAGCTGACTAAGGCCAACAGCTGTGTAATAAATGTGCAACCCCCAGCACCAGACAACCCCACCCACCATCACTGCTTCCCGGGGGTGGGAGAAGACAGACATGCCACAAGCCAGGGCCCCTGCGCACTCACCGCCCTCAGATTCTGAAAGGCCACCTGAGGATGAAGTCGGAGGAGTCCAATAAGGCCGGAAGGGGAGAGGGTGGAAAGGGGCAGGGGAGAAAGTGGTTAGAGGCAGGAGGGCGGGAGGGGCCGGAGTAGAGGCCCAAGGCCCCAGCAGGAAGATACCACTCACCGGAGAAGAAGAGGATCCCCAGGCCCAGAAGAACCAGAGCTCCGAGAAGGCACATGTTGAGGGAGATGCCCAGCTCCCTaaccacatcctcactccctgcCTGGTCCTCCACACCCAGGGGTGCCGAGGACTGAGGCGGGCCAGGGCCCCGGCCCCACCGTCTCCGCAGGCCCTCCACATCCATGTCGGTGTCGTCCTCACTGCTGGAGCAGTGGAGCTCCTCCCTGATTTGAGCTGGAGGGAAGGACAGGGACAGTGCAGTGAGGCAATTGAAGGGACAGGGCTTAAAGAGAGAAGGGGGAGTAGTGGAAGGCAGGGTGAGGCCTCTGCCCTGACTGCAAAGAGGAGAACAGGTAGACCCTGCCCATTTTTGCCTTGAAGACTGCCTCTGCCCAGTCTGAAGGGGCAAGAGATCAGCCCTTTCATCTGCAAATGACAAGAGCCACTTTCATCCTCCTCCTTCCAAAGTCTGCCTCCCTATCAAGCTCCTGCAGCTATTCCCAACCTCCTGGTTCAGCTCCTAACTCTGGTGACTCCTTCTTAGCCTCCCTTCCTGGCTCTTCCCTGTCCTAAGGGTAGTGGTCTCCCTGGCACCATTTCCAGTTCTCTGTTCTTCTCACCATACAGACAGACGTCAATTACCTACCTCACCCACACCCCTGCCTTTCCCTGATCTGTAACTCCTGACCTGGCCTCCTCTGAGTTCCAGAACTATATGTCTGCCTGCCTACAGGCCACTTCTGTCTGGATGTCCCTCAGAGACCAAACACTAAACACAATGCCCTCCAAACTGGTTCCCCAATTCAGGGAAAGGCACCACTGATACCATCTACCCCAAGCCCAAGCCCTCCTTCTTCACCCCTACCTAGACAATGAGTCTTGACAATTCCACACTTGAACATCTCACCAGTCCACTTCTCTTCTCAACTCCCATTGCGACCAACTTAGTTCAGGTCTTTATCTCTTTTGGCCCAACCACTACGGTCATCTCTTAAAtggccccccagcccctggcctcTCCCTTTATACTGTCACTCTTCAGTAGAGATGGATTCATGCCACTCCTCTGCCACAGGCTTTGGACACAACTTCCTTGGGATATGAAACGCTGCACAACCTGGCCCCAATTGCTCTTTCCAACTCattctccttcctctcctccttcagACTCACTCTCCTTTGCTGATGCTGCAGCCTTGGCCTGGAATGTTCTCTTCCTCCTACCCCAACCTACCAAAAGCCTACTCTTTGCTCAAGACTCTGCTCAAATATCACTTCCAATGTGAACCTTTCCCCAACTgtccccttctctcccttcccctcaaCCTGTCCCCTGACTTAACACCCCTTCCCTTCCTTTGGAGCACCTTGCACACCTCATAGGCCTGACTTGCATCTTGGCTGACTTAGTTTTGGTCTGTCTCTTACACAAGCCATGAACCACCCATCCATTTCCCCCGGGGCCCAAAGCTGGCACACAGAAGGGACTCAGAGAATGAGGACTGAATTATAGAGATGAGAGGAGGagaaacagacagagaaagaaggccccATGGCAGAGAAGGAAGAGTCAACCAGACCTGGCTCTGCCATTCACCAGctatgtgaccatggacaagtcatttaacctctccgagcctcagtgtcctcaaagGGTGGTGGTAAGGATTCACCGTTATAACATAAGGAGGGCACCAAGCCAGCAGGTCCCAGAGCCTGGACCAGAGCATGTGCTCTGGGGATGATCACTCCCATTCCCATACCTTCTAGAAGGGAAGTGACAGGAGATAAGGACATGGACTCTCACCTATTTTGGGGGATGATGGCAGGCTCTGTTGGGGATTTCGGTCCTCCAGGCCCTGTGTATCCGGTCCCAGGCCTGCCACGAGGGTTGTCTCCTGTAAGTCGCCCTGAGCCACTGTGTCTTCTGCGCCAGAGGGTTCCACATCACAACCATCACCTTCTAGGGTGCCCTGATACAGACACAGCTGTGAGCAGGCCCTCCTCcactcctctccccctccctccccgtgAAGGTCTTC
This region includes:
- the PBXIP1 gene encoding pre-B-cell leukemia transcription factor-interacting protein 1 isoform X2 produces the protein MASCPDSDNSWVLAGSESLPVETLGPESRRDSESDMAPQAPPSLSKADGEELAETLDGEETLFKSEGSQSGPIPPEETEAKGTLEGDGCDVEPSGAEDTVAQGDLQETTLVAGLGPDTQGLEDRNPQQSLPSSPKIAQIREELHCSSSEDDTDMDVEGLRRRWGRGPGPPQSSAPLGVEDQAGSEDVVRELGISLNMCLLGALVLLGLGILFFSGPMEEVELQVFPDTGSDTELQDAAGDGQDGRREQLQASAPPGSVPSLQNMALLLDKLAKENQDIRLLQAQLQTQKEQLQSLMHQPKRLEEENAQLRGALQQGEASQRALESELQQLRARLQELKADCIVWSPDGVCLTWGRGLQGDKTTEGQGPRGQWPGSGFLEQKEQLEAEAQALRQELESQRRLLGSVQQDLEQSLQEAGRGDPAHSGLAKLSHRLAQKLEKLESWGQDPGAPANASEAQGHERLFRSSKERSGREKWWNGRGDWKSEHWKHKKEESGRERKKSWEGEKDREQTRKWKEGKPRVEEWKGKDGKQQGPKEPPRKSGSPHSPAERQKHPQWREGAKDRHDHLPTWADLLRHKYRAPQGCSGVDECARQEGLAFFGMELAPVRQQELASLLRTYLARLPWAGQLAKDLPFSPAYFGEDGIFRHDRLRFRDFVDALEDSLEEVAVRQTGDDSEVDDFEDYIFSHFFGDKALKKRSGKKDKHFRGHKVLGSREDHSHHHSHHHRA
- the PBXIP1 gene encoding pre-B-cell leukemia transcription factor-interacting protein 1 isoform X1 encodes the protein MASCPDSDNSWVLAGSESLPVETLGPESRRDSESDMAPQAPPSLSKADGEELAETLDGEETLFKSEGSQSGPIPPEETEAKGTLEGDGCDVEPSGAEDTVAQGDLQETTLVAGLGPDTQGLEDRNPQQSLPSSPKIAQIREELHCSSSEDDTDMDVEGLRRRWGRGPGPPQSSAPLGVEDQAGSEDVVRELGISLNMCLLGALVLLGLGILFFSGGLSESEGGPMEEVELQVFPDTGSDTELQDAAGDGQDGRREQLQASAPPGSVPSLQNMALLLDKLAKENQDIRLLQAQLQTQKEQLQSLMHQPKRLEEENAQLRGALQQGEASQRALESELQQLRARLQELKADCIVWSPDGVCLTWGRGLQGDKTTEGQGPRGQWPGSGFLEQKEQLEAEAQALRQELESQRRLLGSVQQDLEQSLQEAGRGDPAHSGLAKLSHRLAQKLEKLESWGQDPGAPANASEAQGHERLFRSSKERSGREKWWNGRGDWKSEHWKHKKEESGRERKKSWEGEKDREQTRKWKEGKPRVEEWKGKDGKQQGPKEPPRKSGSPHSPAERQKHPQWREGAKDRHDHLPTWADLLRHKYRAPQGCSGVDECARQEGLAFFGMELAPVRQQELASLLRTYLARLPWAGQLAKDLPFSPAYFGEDGIFRHDRLRFRDFVDALEDSLEEVAVRQTGDDSEVDDFEDYIFSHFFGDKALKKRSGKKDKHFRGHKVLGSREDHSHHHSHHHRA
- the PBXIP1 gene encoding pre-B-cell leukemia transcription factor-interacting protein 1 isoform X3, whose amino-acid sequence is MEKGTLEGDGCDVEPSGAEDTVAQGDLQETTLVAGLGPDTQGLEDRNPQQSLPSSPKIAQIREELHCSSSEDDTDMDVEGLRRRWGRGPGPPQSSAPLGVEDQAGSEDVVRELGISLNMCLLGALVLLGLGILFFSGGLSESEGGPMEEVELQVFPDTGSDTELQDAAGDGQDGRREQLQASAPPGSVPSLQNMALLLDKLAKENQDIRLLQAQLQTQKEQLQSLMHQPKRLEEENAQLRGALQQGEASQRALESELQQLRARLQELKADCIVWSPDGVCLTWGRGLQGDKTTEGQGPRGQWPGSGFLEQKEQLEAEAQALRQELESQRRLLGSVQQDLEQSLQEAGRGDPAHSGLAKLSHRLAQKLEKLESWGQDPGAPANASEAQGHERLFRSSKERSGREKWWNGRGDWKSEHWKHKKEESGRERKKSWEGEKDREQTRKWKEGKPRVEEWKGKDGKQQGPKEPPRKSGSPHSPAERQKHPQWREGAKDRHDHLPTWADLLRHKYRAPQGCSGVDECARQEGLAFFGMELAPVRQQELASLLRTYLARLPWAGQLAKDLPFSPAYFGEDGIFRHDRLRFRDFVDALEDSLEEVAVRQTGDDSEVDDFEDYIFSHFFGDKALKKRSGKKDKHFRGHKVLGSREDHSHHHSHHHRA